From Hyalangium minutum, the proteins below share one genomic window:
- a CDS encoding tetratricopeptide repeat protein gives MSEGEQPEKERGGSLSDEVVAAGGDPDSTPGDREEGVGTWPYEAPEEEVVPPTLPQPGQTMLGRYTVLKQLGQGSMGVVLSAYDARLDRRVALKLLRAWSGANARVDEEQGRFLREAQAMARLSHSNVVGVYDAGRLEDGTLFIAMEHVEGQTLRQWQQGRGWKEVLRQYLAAGRGLAAAHEAGLIHHDFKPDNVLVGADGRARVTDFGLARLGPVALESEEPGLSPLPAATGVIAPLTRGGERWMGTPAYMAEEQFQGKREDARSDLYAFCVSLYEGLYGRVPYEAATVSELREAQRAGKARVPEGAAVPAWVARTVLRGLQSEPERRPSSMGEVLKALSADPEVKSRERVRKGAVTSVTVLLGVLAVWGWADRQQPCDGLGHHLAGVWDEAVKQKVRQALVATGLPYAPETAERVVKGLEAYAGRWVKQRTEVCLGVSREGEARAESLWVREEMCLERRRSQLRALTELLTQAPDEELVGKAVQAVQALPPLEYCMDAKALTAAVPPPEEPTVRARVDALQEQVDRLEVLLAAGKFKQGVARADELVPQVEPVGYAPLLARTLLLSAQLRSEAGDYKGAEERLHQTMTAAARGKDMATLARAWSARVSVVGYHMGRLQEALSLRPTVEQFVDLADDDRIRASALTNLGLVLIELGRYDEALRECEAALALREKVLGPEHPEVASSLSDLAIVFSKQGQYEKARQMAERVLAIREKVLGPEHPSVAAALNSLGAELWDLGRHEEARAAFARGLVLREKTLGPEHPAVASSLNNLGLVLGDLGRYEEAHAAAARALAIQEKALGSEHPDVAVALNNLGLSLLNLGRFEEARAPLVRGLAIREKLLGPDHRAVASSLNILGNALMELGRSEEARAAFARELAIREKVLGPEHPSVAISLASLGLALGELGRYEEAHQMHTRALMLREKMLGAEHPRVATLLANLSSLLDMMGRYEEARQLGERALAVRLKALGPDNPDVALSLSSVGDALRDLGRGAEAREKYTRAIELQEKVLPPDHPERFGPLLGMGKLLLAEGSPVEARPWLERALAVAPVARRARVQFPLARALWDGGGERPRAVELASQAREFWSRQRRASDAKQVSQWLDAHSLPR, from the coding sequence ATGAGCGAAGGCGAGCAGCCAGAGAAGGAACGCGGTGGCTCTCTCAGCGATGAGGTGGTGGCCGCGGGTGGCGATCCGGACTCCACCCCAGGGGATCGGGAGGAGGGGGTGGGCACGTGGCCGTACGAGGCGCCGGAGGAGGAGGTCGTGCCGCCCACCCTGCCGCAACCTGGGCAGACGATGCTGGGCCGGTACACGGTGCTGAAGCAGCTGGGCCAGGGCTCCATGGGAGTGGTGCTCTCGGCGTACGACGCACGGCTGGACCGGCGCGTGGCGCTCAAGCTGCTGCGAGCCTGGAGCGGAGCCAACGCGCGGGTGGACGAGGAGCAAGGCCGCTTCCTGCGTGAGGCTCAGGCGATGGCACGGCTGAGCCATTCGAACGTGGTGGGTGTGTACGACGCGGGGCGGCTGGAGGACGGGACGCTGTTCATCGCGATGGAGCACGTGGAGGGGCAGACGCTGCGCCAGTGGCAGCAGGGCCGAGGGTGGAAGGAGGTGCTGAGGCAGTACCTTGCGGCAGGACGAGGGCTGGCGGCGGCGCACGAGGCAGGGCTGATCCATCATGACTTCAAGCCCGACAACGTGCTGGTGGGAGCGGATGGGCGCGCACGAGTGACGGACTTCGGGCTGGCGAGGCTGGGCCCCGTGGCCCTCGAGAGTGAGGAGCCAGGGCTGTCGCCGTTGCCAGCGGCCACGGGAGTGATAGCGCCGCTGACGCGGGGTGGGGAGAGGTGGATGGGAACACCCGCCTACATGGCGGAGGAGCAGTTCCAAGGGAAGAGGGAAGACGCGCGCAGCGACCTGTATGCATTCTGCGTATCGCTGTACGAGGGGCTTTACGGAAGGGTGCCGTATGAGGCGGCGACGGTGTCTGAGCTGAGGGAGGCGCAGCGAGCGGGGAAGGCGCGAGTGCCGGAGGGAGCAGCGGTGCCAGCGTGGGTGGCGCGCACGGTGCTGCGAGGTTTGCAGAGCGAGCCGGAGCGCCGTCCGTCGTCGATGGGAGAGGTGTTGAAGGCGCTGTCGGCGGACCCCGAGGTGAAGAGTCGCGAGCGTGTGAGGAAGGGGGCTGTGACGAGCGTAACGGTGTTGTTGGGTGTGCTGGCGGTGTGGGGCTGGGCGGACCGGCAGCAGCCGTGCGACGGGTTGGGGCATCACCTTGCGGGTGTGTGGGACGAGGCAGTGAAGCAGAAGGTGAGGCAGGCGCTGGTGGCGACAGGTCTGCCGTACGCGCCGGAGACGGCGGAGCGAGTGGTGAAGGGGCTGGAGGCGTACGCTGGGAGGTGGGTGAAGCAGCGCACCGAGGTGTGCCTGGGAGTGAGTCGAGAGGGAGAGGCGAGAGCGGAGAGCTTGTGGGTGCGCGAGGAGATGTGCCTGGAGAGGCGGCGCAGCCAGCTCAGAGCGCTGACGGAGCTGCTGACGCAGGCGCCGGATGAGGAGTTGGTGGGCAAGGCGGTGCAGGCGGTGCAGGCGCTGCCGCCTTTGGAGTACTGCATGGATGCCAAGGCGCTGACGGCGGCGGTGCCCCCGCCCGAAGAGCCCACGGTGCGCGCGAGAGTCGACGCGTTGCAGGAGCAGGTGGACCGACTGGAGGTGCTGCTGGCGGCCGGCAAGTTCAAGCAGGGAGTGGCGCGAGCGGATGAGCTGGTGCCGCAGGTAGAGCCGGTGGGGTACGCGCCGTTGCTGGCGCGCACGTTGTTGCTGTCGGCCCAGCTGCGCAGCGAGGCGGGCGACTACAAGGGGGCGGAGGAGCGGCTCCATCAGACGATGACCGCGGCGGCGCGGGGCAAGGACATGGCGACGCTGGCCCGAGCTTGGAGCGCACGGGTCTCGGTGGTGGGCTATCACATGGGGCGCCTGCAAGAGGCGCTGTCGCTGCGGCCCACGGTGGAGCAGTTCGTGGATCTGGCGGATGATGACCGGATCCGCGCCTCTGCGCTCACCAATCTCGGCCTCGTGCTGATCGAGCTGGGCCGGTATGACGAAGCCCTACGAGAGTGCGAGGCCGCGCTGGCGCTCAGGGAGAAGGTGCTGGGCCCCGAGCACCCGGAGGTGGCCAGCTCCTTGAGCGATCTGGCCATCGTGTTCAGCAAGCAGGGCCAATACGAGAAGGCGCGCCAGATGGCTGAGCGCGTGCTGGCGATCCGGGAGAAGGTGCTGGGTCCCGAGCATCCGAGCGTGGCGGCCGCGCTCAACAGCCTGGGCGCGGAGCTCTGGGATCTGGGCCGCCATGAAGAGGCGCGCGCCGCCTTCGCCCGTGGGCTCGTGCTCCGAGAGAAGACGCTGGGCCCCGAGCACCCGGCCGTGGCCTCCTCGCTCAACAACCTGGGGCTCGTTCTCGGGGATCTGGGCCGGTACGAGGAAGCGCACGCGGCCGCCGCGCGGGCGCTGGCGATCCAGGAAAAGGCGCTCGGCTCCGAGCACCCGGACGTCGCCGTTGCGCTCAACAATCTGGGGCTCTCCCTCCTGAATCTGGGCCGATTTGAAGAGGCGCGAGCCCCCCTCGTGCGAGGGCTGGCGATCCGGGAGAAGCTGCTGGGGCCCGACCACCGGGCCGTGGCCTCCTCGCTCAACATCCTGGGGAACGCTCTCATGGAGCTGGGGCGATCCGAAGAGGCGCGAGCCGCCTTCGCGCGCGAGCTGGCGATCCGAGAGAAGGTGCTGGGCCCGGAGCACCCGAGCGTGGCCATCTCGCTCGCCAGCCTGGGCCTCGCTCTCGGGGAGCTGGGGCGCTACGAAGAGGCGCATCAGATGCACACCCGGGCGCTGATGCTCCGGGAGAAGATGCTCGGAGCCGAGCACCCACGCGTCGCCACGCTGCTCGCGAACCTCAGCAGCCTCCTGGACATGATGGGGAGGTATGAGGAAGCCAGGCAGCTGGGGGAACGCGCCCTGGCCGTGCGGCTGAAGGCCCTGGGGCCCGACAACCCGGATGTGGCTCTCTCGTTGAGCAGCGTGGGAGATGCGCTGAGAGATCTCGGCCGCGGCGCGGAGGCGCGAGAGAAGTACACGCGCGCCATCGAGCTGCAGGAGAAGGTGCTGCCGCCAGACCATCCAGAGCGGTTCGGCCCCTTGCTGGGGATGGGCAAGCTCCTGCTCGCGGAGGGGAGCCCGGTGGAGGCCCGGCCGTGGCTGGAGCGGGCGCTGGCGGTTGCGCCCGTGGCGAGGCGAGCGCGAGTCCAATTTCCGCTGGCCCGGGCGCTATGGGATGGAGGAGGGGAGAGGCCGCGCGCCGTGGAACTGGCCTCTCAAGCCCGAGAGTTCTGGAGCCGCCAGCGCCGCGCCTCCGATGCGAAGCAGGTCTCGCAATGGTTGGACGCGCATTCGCTCCCTCGCTAG
- a CDS encoding sigma 54-interacting transcriptional regulator has protein sequence MFSTTPDPEIHLPTLRRKIVFLSGAHAGRSISLQVKSYRLGSDPACDIVLNDRTVSRQHLALDVREDRVLARDLGSRNGSFCERMRFTELEVRLGAIVRLGATELKIVPEDARDHVIPLSSDTRFGGLVGGSRKMREVFTLLERLAAGDADVLIQGETGTGKELCAEGIHTVSSRGKGSFSIVDLAGIAPSLVESELFGHVRGAFTGAQAERAGAFERADGGTVFLDEVGDLPLELQPRLLRVLERRQVKRVGANDYRTVNVRVVAATHRDLEAAVKEGRFREDLFHRLAVLRVTLPPLRERPEDIPLLVDAMLERMNRPPSALSEQTRALLEQYPWPGNVRELRNVVQRVVNLGEQALPEMSPMATPLAAPAGPDLELPFKEAKERIVEGFERDYLKNLLERCKGNISRAARESGIARIYVRKLLKKHGLHGHEKPE, from the coding sequence ATGTTCAGCACGACTCCCGATCCTGAGATTCATCTCCCCACGCTCAGAAGAAAGATCGTCTTCTTGTCGGGGGCCCACGCAGGCCGCAGCATCTCGCTCCAGGTCAAGAGCTACCGGCTGGGATCGGATCCGGCGTGTGACATTGTCCTGAATGACCGGACTGTGTCACGGCAGCACCTGGCCTTGGATGTCCGCGAGGATCGGGTGCTGGCTCGGGACCTGGGCTCTCGCAATGGCTCGTTCTGCGAGCGCATGCGCTTCACCGAGCTGGAGGTGCGTCTGGGCGCGATCGTCAGGCTCGGCGCCACCGAGCTGAAGATCGTCCCAGAGGACGCGCGCGATCACGTCATCCCGCTCTCCTCGGACACCCGGTTCGGAGGGTTGGTGGGGGGCAGCCGGAAGATGCGCGAGGTCTTCACCCTGCTGGAGCGGCTGGCTGCGGGGGATGCGGACGTCCTCATCCAAGGCGAGACGGGGACAGGCAAGGAGCTGTGCGCGGAGGGCATCCACACGGTGAGCTCTCGCGGCAAGGGTTCGTTCAGCATCGTGGATCTGGCGGGCATTGCTCCCTCGCTGGTGGAGTCCGAGCTATTCGGCCATGTGAGGGGGGCCTTCACCGGGGCCCAAGCGGAGCGCGCTGGGGCCTTCGAGCGGGCGGATGGAGGCACTGTCTTCCTGGATGAGGTGGGAGATCTCCCGCTCGAGCTTCAGCCCCGCTTGCTGCGAGTGCTCGAGCGGCGTCAGGTGAAGCGGGTGGGCGCCAACGACTACCGTACGGTGAATGTGCGGGTGGTGGCGGCCACGCACCGAGACCTGGAGGCCGCCGTCAAGGAGGGCCGCTTCCGGGAGGATCTGTTCCACCGGCTCGCGGTGCTGCGAGTGACGCTGCCGCCCCTGCGCGAGCGGCCCGAGGACATCCCGCTGCTGGTGGACGCGATGCTGGAGCGGATGAACCGGCCGCCCAGCGCGCTGTCGGAGCAGACGCGGGCGCTGCTGGAGCAGTACCCGTGGCCCGGCAACGTGCGCGAGCTGCGCAACGTCGTCCAGCGCGTGGTGAACCTGGGCGAGCAGGCGTTGCCGGAGATGTCGCCCATGGCCACGCCCCTCGCGGCCCCCGCCGGGCCCGATCTGGAGCTGCCCTTCAAGGAAGCCAAAGAGCGGATCGTCGAGGGCTTTGAGCGCGACTACCTGAAGAACCTCCTGGAGCGATGTAAGGGCAACATCTCACGGGCTGCGCGCGAGTCGGGCATCGCCCGGATCTATGTGCGTAAGCTGCTCAAGAAGCACGGCCTGCACGGGCACGAGAAGCCAGAGTAG
- a CDS encoding RCC1 repeat-containing protein, with translation MLKRDLKRSDVLAVLASVLLAACGAPPEEGGIGPEETLGTQESALCSSGAAIDDLSLEGVSSFEGELAGAGTWTAINGANAAKLEYYVDGTLHAVDERVGETGEWFFSEAGVGCGVHGFEVKAYPMIIDSNGNRSYCNNLPKTVFRNVVQFCPSLSLGGNHTLEVKSDGSVWGWGYNTYGQLGNGERTQRNSPTRVRGVSHVVSVSAGDTHSAAVTEDGSVWTWGYNSSGQLGDGTTTLHAVPRQVPGLTDVVAVATFYARTVALKADGTVWAWGYNGYGQLGDGTTTSRLTPVQVSGLSGVFGIAAGYLHTVAVKKDGSAWAWGSNANGQLGDGTTLTRLTPVQVAGISGVRSLSGGYYHTVSVKSDGTAWSWGSNSYGQLGNGTTVDSVFPVQVSGLTQAVEIAAGAFHSVAKRQDGTLYAWGSNYNGQLGIGSTTTSATPVQVPGMTGVKMFGAGATHTVAQKRQLVVTNPHTLFGWGYNYYGQLGDGTVSQRLSPVAVVVSGIVSTAGGTAHSVAVGKGGALWTWGYNSYGQLGDGTTTNRLTPALLTGMSGVVDAEVGTHHTVVLKDDGTVWTWGYNGYGQLGNGTTTNSPTPQLVPGLEGVIAVSPGGYHTVALKADGTVWTWGYNGYGQLGNGTNISRSSPTQVPGLNGVISIAAGIYHTVALKADGTVWTWGYNSYGQLGNGATTDCLSPVQVPGLPSIAAVSAGMYHTMALATSGTVRAWGYNYYGQLGDGTTTNRSSPVQVLSLGDVIAIVARSYSTLALRRDGTVSGWGYNTYGQLCDGTTTNRTAPAATLLSSIVDLSSGGHHHTMALDKGAIVRSCGYNSYGQLGEGTTTNRSSPTQVTALPGDGSIFVPPGGGVGLIGG, from the coding sequence ATGCTCAAGAGAGACCTGAAGCGTTCGGATGTGTTGGCGGTATTGGCCTCGGTGCTGCTGGCGGCTTGTGGTGCTCCTCCCGAAGAGGGAGGGATCGGCCCGGAGGAGACGCTGGGGACCCAGGAGTCGGCGCTGTGCTCGTCGGGGGCGGCCATCGACGACCTCTCGCTGGAAGGCGTGAGCTCCTTCGAGGGCGAGCTGGCCGGCGCGGGAACCTGGACGGCCATCAATGGGGCCAATGCCGCGAAGCTCGAGTACTACGTCGACGGCACGCTGCATGCGGTCGACGAGCGCGTGGGAGAGACGGGGGAGTGGTTCTTCAGCGAGGCCGGGGTGGGCTGCGGGGTGCACGGCTTCGAGGTGAAGGCCTACCCGATGATCATCGACAGCAATGGCAATCGCAGCTACTGCAACAACCTGCCCAAGACGGTGTTCCGGAACGTCGTCCAGTTCTGTCCCAGCCTGAGCCTCGGCGGCAACCACACGCTGGAGGTGAAGTCGGACGGCTCTGTGTGGGGGTGGGGCTACAACACCTATGGCCAGCTCGGCAACGGCGAGAGGACCCAGCGCAATTCTCCCACGAGGGTGAGGGGGGTGAGCCACGTCGTCTCCGTGTCGGCCGGGGACACGCACTCGGCGGCGGTGACGGAGGATGGGAGCGTGTGGACCTGGGGGTACAACTCCAGCGGCCAGCTCGGAGATGGCACCACCACGCTCCATGCGGTGCCCAGGCAGGTGCCCGGCCTGACCGACGTCGTCGCGGTGGCGACCTTCTACGCTCGGACGGTGGCGCTGAAGGCGGACGGGACCGTGTGGGCCTGGGGTTACAACGGCTACGGCCAGCTCGGGGATGGGACCACCACGAGCCGCCTGACGCCCGTGCAGGTGTCCGGTCTCAGCGGCGTCTTCGGCATCGCCGCGGGTTACCTCCACACGGTGGCCGTGAAGAAGGACGGAAGCGCTTGGGCCTGGGGATCCAACGCCAACGGGCAGCTGGGGGACGGGACCACCCTCACCCGGTTGACGCCCGTACAGGTGGCGGGCATCAGCGGCGTCCGCTCCCTCTCCGGAGGCTACTACCACACGGTCAGCGTGAAGAGCGACGGCACCGCGTGGAGCTGGGGCTCCAACTCCTACGGCCAGCTGGGAAATGGGACCACCGTCGACAGCGTCTTCCCGGTGCAGGTGTCGGGCCTCACCCAAGCCGTCGAGATCGCCGCCGGCGCCTTCCACTCCGTGGCCAAGCGGCAGGATGGCACCTTGTATGCCTGGGGTTCCAACTACAACGGACAGCTGGGAATCGGGAGCACCACCACTTCCGCCACGCCGGTGCAGGTCCCGGGGATGACCGGCGTCAAGATGTTCGGCGCGGGTGCCACTCACACAGTGGCCCAGAAGCGCCAGCTGGTCGTGACGAACCCTCACACCCTGTTTGGCTGGGGCTACAACTACTACGGCCAGCTGGGAGATGGGACCGTCTCCCAGCGCCTCTCGCCCGTGGCCGTCGTGGTCAGCGGGATCGTCTCGACGGCTGGCGGCACTGCCCACTCGGTGGCCGTGGGGAAGGGCGGGGCGCTGTGGACCTGGGGCTACAACTCCTACGGCCAGCTGGGCGACGGGACGACCACCAACAGGCTCACGCCTGCACTGCTGACGGGGATGAGCGGCGTCGTCGACGCGGAGGTGGGCACCCACCACACGGTCGTGCTGAAGGATGACGGCACCGTGTGGACCTGGGGCTACAACGGCTACGGCCAGCTGGGCAACGGGACGACCACCAACAGCCCCACGCCGCAGCTCGTGCCCGGGTTGGAGGGCGTCATCGCGGTCTCCCCCGGAGGCTACCACACGGTGGCGCTCAAGGCAGACGGCACCGTGTGGACCTGGGGCTACAACGGCTACGGCCAGCTCGGAAACGGAACGAACATCTCTCGCTCCTCGCCGACGCAGGTCCCTGGCCTCAACGGTGTGATCTCCATCGCTGCGGGCATCTACCACACGGTGGCACTGAAGGCGGACGGCACTGTGTGGACCTGGGGCTACAACTCCTACGGCCAGCTGGGCAACGGAGCGACCACCGACTGCCTGTCGCCGGTGCAGGTCCCCGGACTCCCCAGCATCGCCGCTGTCTCTGCGGGCATGTACCACACGATGGCGCTGGCCACGAGCGGCACGGTGAGGGCCTGGGGTTACAACTACTACGGCCAGCTCGGAGACGGGACGACCACCAACCGCTCGTCGCCGGTGCAGGTCCTGAGCCTCGGCGATGTCATCGCAATCGTCGCGAGGAGCTACTCCACGTTGGCCTTGAGGAGGGATGGGACCGTGTCGGGCTGGGGCTACAACACCTATGGCCAGCTCTGTGATGGGACGACCACCAACCGCACGGCGCCGGCGGCGACCCTCTTGAGCTCTATCGTGGACCTCTCTTCTGGTGGCCACCATCACACGATGGCGCTGGACAAGGGCGCCATCGTCCGGTCCTGCGGCTACAACAGCTACGGCCAGCTCGGAGAGGGGACGACCACCAACCGGTCGAGCCCCACGCAGGTCACGGCTCTGCCGGGCGACGGGAGCATCTTCGTTCCTCCCGGTGGTGGAGTCGGTCTTATCGGAGGGTGA